From the Bradyrhizobium ontarionense genome, the window CACGCATCCGGACGCCCGGATCGTCGTCGCGCAGGAGCAGCCTGAGCTGCGACTGCTGCATGTGCGGGACAACGTCACCGGCCAGTATGTCATGCTGGACAGAGGTCATGTCGTTCATGACCTGATCGCGGGCCACGGCATTCCGCTGGTCCATCGCTTCGACGGCTTGTCGCTTTCAGCCGCGATCGACTCGCTCGCCGACATGCAGGGCAGGGAGGGCTACGTCATCCAGTTCGCCAATGGCGACATGGTCAAGATCAAGTGCCCCTGGTACCTGCGCATCCATCGCAGTCTCTCGTTCCTTCGCGAGCGCGACATCGCCTGGTTGGCGCTCAACGAGGAGCTGGACGACGTGAAGGGCGCGCTGGTCGAGGCTGGCATCGACCTTGCGGCCGTGAACGAGGTTGAGGCGCGGCTGAAGCGCATGCTCTCCGGATTTGTGGATGAGATCGAGGCCATCTGGGAGCGGGGCCGCGATCTCGACCGCAAGAGCTTTGCGATCGCCAACAAGGATCATCCGTTGTTCGGTCTGGCGATGCAGCGCTACCTCGGCAAGGAGGTGACCTTGCTCGAATGGTACGGACGCACACGGCTGAAGGACGATTTTAGCCTGCGCGCGCTGGTGGACGAGACGTTGATCGATGCCCTCGATGGCTGAGCGCCGACGGTGACTCCGCCGCCGGGCGGCTTCAAGGCGCGCTGCACCTGAGGGAGCGCGCCGCGAGACGTCGGACTGCCGCTGGGGGGGACGGCGACCCCCCCGTGCGTCTCACACCCAACCGCCGTCCACGATGTAGTGCTGAGCGGTGCAGG encodes:
- a CDS encoding RNA ligase, producing the protein MFKVIQHISDVEPAVAGKKEIRFLSQPNGITLGCYLFMDSKTFDSPEALECRGIAFDREGRVVSRPLHKFFNAGEKEWLAPDRLVLRDDIVAIYDKLDGSMVATAWVEGELKWRSKKSFNSEVVNLATQLLDQPEHSGINAFAWEVASAGLTAIFELTHPDARIVVAQEQPELRLLHVRDNVTGQYVMLDRGHVVHDLIAGHGIPLVHRFDGLSLSAAIDSLADMQGREGYVIQFANGDMVKIKCPWYLRIHRSLSFLRERDIAWLALNEELDDVKGALVEAGIDLAAVNEVEARLKRMLSGFVDEIEAIWERGRDLDRKSFAIANKDHPLFGLAMQRYLGKEVTLLEWYGRTRLKDDFSLRALVDETLIDALDG